The Desulfovibrionales bacterium genome includes a window with the following:
- a CDS encoding PEP-CTERM sorting domain-containing protein: MRKVVLLVIVAIMLGVPGVGFSYSFSDDFNDGNLEGWTIKQGDWFNPGDHLLSSYDNYGIIWKDDSFGVDQFLQVDAYFDDGTTSKTAQLRLRSGDAGWGPNPYFDHGYFAGVSDSSVYIYNAVAPYDQRFLGSATINLQDNSWHTLAFSVVGLGNDTNLKLWVNDVLYLDVYDTTGAQHDDGGYVALGSSNHLNPQIQYDNVSGSVDVTPVPEPATMLLLSSGLISMAGIKRKFRKR; this comes from the coding sequence ATGCGAAAAGTAGTCTTATTAGTTATTGTTGCCATTATGTTAGGTGTCCCCGGTGTCGGCTTTTCATATTCGTTCTCGGATGATTTTAATGATGGAAATTTGGAGGGCTGGACAATCAAACAAGGAGATTGGTTTAATCCTGGAGACCATCTCCTAAGTTCATATGATAATTATGGGATTATCTGGAAAGATGACAGCTTCGGGGTTGACCAATTTTTGCAGGTTGATGCGTATTTTGATGATGGTACAACCAGCAAAACCGCACAATTAAGATTAAGAAGCGGCGATGCCGGATGGGGGCCAAATCCATATTTCGATCATGGCTATTTTGCTGGGGTTAGTGATAGCTCGGTTTACATTTATAACGCCGTGGCGCCGTATGATCAAAGATTTCTTGGCAGCGCCACTATAAACCTGCAGGACAATAGTTGGCATACACTCGCATTTTCCGTTGTTGGCCTGGGGAACGATACAAATCTTAAGTTGTGGGTCAACGATGTGCTATATCTTGATGTTTATGACACCACCGGGGCGCAACATGATGACGGAGGCTATGTAGCGCTCGGTTCCAGCAATCATTTAAATCCGCAGATACAATACGACAATGTTTCCGGTTCTGTCGATGTAACTCCCGTCCCCGAACCGGCTACCATGCTGCTGCTAAGTTCCGGCCTAATCAGTATGGCGGGGATTAAGAGGAAGTTTAGAAAAAGGTAA
- a CDS encoding nucleotidyltransferase domain-containing protein, translated as MNARDVIIKASLKYYPDLQAIYIFGTYGTDEEWPDSDVDIALLLPWKKAKEAGSLMISDLRFELESLLNKDVDLINLREVSTILQKEVIVAGRRIYCADEYATDEFEMLVLSYYQKLSEERRDILQSFFETRRAFNV; from the coding sequence ATGAACGCAAGGGATGTCATTATTAAGGCCTCTCTTAAGTATTATCCCGATTTACAGGCCATTTATATTTTCGGCACATACGGCACGGATGAGGAATGGCCGGACAGTGATGTCGATATTGCGCTGCTTTTGCCATGGAAAAAGGCAAAAGAGGCAGGCTCTCTAATGATAAGCGACTTACGTTTTGAACTGGAATCTTTGTTGAATAAGGATGTGGATTTGATCAATTTACGAGAGGTTTCCACTATCCTCCAGAAGGAAGTTATCGTTGCCGGTCGCCGAATTTATTGTGCCGATGAATATGCCACCGATGAATTCGAAATGCTCGTCCTTTCTTATTACCAGAAATTAAGCGAGGAACGCAGGGATATTTTACAGTCATTCTTTGAGACCAGGAGGGCTTTTAATGTATGA
- a CDS encoding PIN domain-containing protein, giving the protein MKSLKGLTAVFCDASFFVALFSKKDAKHRRAIELFKEIKDNRILIYTSWFIISESMTVLLYQYGYTEALTFNQSIDLYKIVYPTESHCHQAIALFNLLGKDRKISYVDALSYIIISGELKNLPALSFDSDFKSMGLTAIS; this is encoded by the coding sequence ATGAAAAGTCTCAAGGGCCTTACTGCGGTTTTCTGTGACGCCAGTTTTTTTGTTGCGCTATTTTCCAAAAAAGACGCAAAACACAGACGGGCCATAGAACTCTTTAAGGAGATCAAGGACAACCGAATTCTGATTTATACTTCCTGGTTTATAATCTCAGAGTCTATGACTGTCCTGCTCTATCAATATGGCTACACTGAGGCATTAACCTTTAATCAATCGATCGATCTCTACAAAATTGTCTATCCTACGGAAAGCCACTGCCACCAGGCCATCGCCTTGTTCAATCTTTTGGGAAAAGACAGGAAGATTTCGTATGTGGATGCCCTTTCATATATTATCATTTCAGGAGAACTAAAGAACCTGCCGGCCCTCTCTTTTGATAGCGACTTTAAATCAATGGGATTGACCGCGATTTCTTAA
- a CDS encoding DUF86 domain-containing protein, protein MNDIVINKIQSIQRCIERAREEYMKNPEGFDEDYSRQDAAVLNILRACEQALDLANHIIKAHKMGIPTSSAESFDLLRKKSVIDSALTEKLKKMVHFRNVVIHQYQRMDIEIVKSVIKSDLDNLVAFTERIMGFGGGNPS, encoded by the coding sequence ATGAATGACATTGTGATTAATAAAATACAAAGCATTCAACGCTGCATAGAACGCGCAAGAGAGGAGTATATGAAAAATCCGGAGGGATTTGATGAGGATTACTCCCGGCAGGATGCCGCTGTCTTAAATATCCTTCGGGCATGCGAACAGGCGCTCGACCTGGCAAATCATATTATTAAAGCACACAAAATGGGAATCCCAACTTCCAGCGCCGAGAGTTTTGACCTCCTGCGGAAGAAATCCGTCATCGACAGCGCTCTTACAGAAAAATTAAAGAAAATGGTCCACTTTCGAAATGTCGTCATTCATCAGTATCAAAGGATGGATATAGAGATTGTTAAATCCGTCATAAAAAGCGATCTTGATAATCTTGTTGCTTTCACGGAAAGAATCATGGGGTTTGGCGGTGGCAATCCATCCTGA
- a CDS encoding AMP-binding protein produces MRDTVNHLLEQAISKFPGSVALQERHNAGWTTLSYSAMGKTIAELGTGLISLGVRPEENIGLFINKGCNWLIGDLAILGSGGIDVPRGNDLALDELTYIANHAEVKIAITDMSPDAIPILKKEAPTIGYIIYSGDKTPPEVKGLITWEEVRLKGKELLSHGDKTFFDRAKTARGNDLATIVYTSGTTGRPKGVMLTHGNIAKNVGSVLKCIPVQPEERFLSLLPPYHMFERTVEYIALSSGATLIFSDPHHFRKDLSAQQPNFIAGVPRLWEIFYQGVMDRFKKEKYYKLISLLLTASKNFIKSGRFMYLPLHLLADRLIYKTVRYNLGGKLRVAVSGGGTLPPHLDDFFEMIGVTLLNGYGLTETSPVLTIRRPEANIKGSAGRPIPETEIKILTETEEPVPPGKAGIIWVKGPQVMRGYFKDKEATDKVLKNGWLNTGDLGMLTPQGDLIITGRAKDTIVLLSGENIEPEPIETALSLSPFISQVIIVGQDRKHLGALIVPYRQAIEDYCRTHNIRCSDKEELIEYPEIVQLIKNETDRLHNKKEGTRPWARIIRFKLIPEEWTAQSGLLTFTLKKKRAAIAATFQEEIENLYR; encoded by the coding sequence ATGCGAGACACGGTTAACCATTTACTTGAACAGGCCATATCCAAATTCCCCGGCAGTGTTGCGCTGCAGGAAAGGCATAATGCCGGGTGGACAACCCTGTCCTACAGCGCGATGGGAAAAACCATTGCCGAGTTAGGAACCGGCCTTATCTCCCTGGGTGTAAGACCGGAAGAAAATATAGGCCTTTTCATAAATAAAGGCTGCAACTGGCTCATCGGCGACCTTGCCATCCTGGGCAGCGGCGGGATAGATGTCCCGCGCGGTAACGACCTGGCCCTGGACGAGCTTACCTATATAGCCAACCACGCAGAGGTCAAGATCGCCATCACGGATATGTCCCCGGACGCAATCCCAATCCTGAAAAAGGAAGCCCCAACCATTGGATATATCATCTACTCAGGAGATAAAACGCCCCCCGAAGTAAAAGGTCTCATCACCTGGGAAGAGGTAAGGCTTAAGGGAAAAGAACTGTTATCCCACGGCGACAAGACATTCTTTGACCGGGCTAAAACGGCCAGGGGAAACGATCTGGCCACTATTGTCTATACCTCAGGCACGACCGGGCGGCCCAAAGGGGTTATGCTCACCCATGGGAACATAGCTAAAAATGTTGGTTCCGTCCTCAAGTGCATACCCGTTCAACCAGAAGAACGTTTTTTATCCCTCCTCCCGCCTTATCACATGTTCGAAAGAACAGTCGAATATATCGCTCTTTCGAGTGGAGCCACGCTTATTTTCAGCGACCCTCACCACTTTCGTAAGGATCTGTCTGCGCAACAGCCAAATTTCATAGCAGGTGTGCCCAGGCTGTGGGAGATATTTTATCAGGGGGTAATGGACAGATTTAAAAAGGAAAAATATTATAAGCTGATCAGCTTATTGCTTACGGCCAGCAAAAACTTCATAAAATCCGGGCGATTCATGTACCTTCCACTCCATCTCCTCGCTGACCGGCTGATATATAAAACCGTGCGATATAACCTGGGCGGCAAACTCAGGGTAGCGGTGAGCGGGGGAGGAACCCTGCCACCCCATCTCGATGATTTTTTCGAAATGATAGGAGTAACCCTTCTCAATGGCTACGGGCTGACGGAAACCTCGCCTGTTCTTACCATAAGGCGGCCGGAAGCCAACATTAAGGGCAGCGCGGGAAGACCGATACCCGAAACAGAGATAAAAATACTGACCGAAACTGAGGAACCCGTCCCGCCCGGCAAGGCCGGGATTATCTGGGTGAAGGGGCCTCAGGTGATGCGGGGATACTTTAAGGACAAGGAGGCCACGGATAAGGTACTCAAAAATGGCTGGCTGAATACCGGCGATCTCGGCATGCTGACCCCGCAAGGGGATCTAATCATCACCGGCCGGGCCAAGGATACCATCGTCCTTTTAAGCGGTGAGAATATCGAACCGGAACCTATAGAAACCGCCCTGTCTCTGAGTCCTTTCATATCTCAGGTCATCATTGTCGGACAGGACCGGAAACATCTGGGCGCGCTCATAGTGCCGTATAGGCAGGCTATCGAGGACTATTGCCGCACACATAACATACGTTGCAGTGATAAAGAAGAATTGATAGAGTATCCTGAGATTGTCCAACTTATCAAAAATGAGACAGATCGACTCCATAACAAAAAAGAAGGCACCAGGCCATGGGCGAGGATTATCAGGTTTAAACTGATTCCTGAAGAATGGACTGCACAGAGCGGCCTTTTGACCTTTACCTTAAAAAAGAAAAGGGCGGCCATCGCCGCAACATTTCAAGAAGAGATAGAAAACCTCTACCGGTAA
- a CDS encoding YajD family HNH nuclease, translated as MSLKKTQTEGDKQDQIIAEARRDRERRQKTYRERALKIFPWICARCGREFTGKRLRELTVHHKDHNHDNNPPDGSNWELLCLYCHDNEHSRYLDAEWYDGPTPGGEPEPPSTYKSFANLAALLKDKNLKDKK; from the coding sequence ATGTCATTGAAGAAGACACAAACAGAGGGCGACAAGCAGGATCAGATCATTGCTGAAGCTCGCCGCGACCGAGAGCGTCGGCAGAAGACCTATCGGGAGCGAGCCCTCAAGATTTTTCCGTGGATTTGCGCGCGGTGCGGGCGTGAATTCACGGGCAAAAGACTTCGTGAGTTGACGGTCCATCATAAGGACCACAACCACGATAACAATCCGCCTGATGGCAGCAACTGGGAGCTGCTGTGTCTCTATTGTCATGACAATGAGCACTCACGATATTTGGATGCAGAATGGTATGACGGTCCAACGCCGGGAGGCGAGCCGGAACCACCTTCGACTTACAAGTCGTTCGCTAATCTCGCTGCCTTGCTGAAGGACAAGAACCTGAAGGACAAGAAGTAA
- a CDS encoding isoprenylcysteine carboxylmethyltransferase family protein, producing the protein MHTTAERYRLGFSWLIGLIFISIILFSKSGHEGSLSYEILELSGYALIVIATLGRIWATVYIGGRKDEELCQDGPYSIWRNPLYVFSFLGAVGIILSSGKLILLFIIMPFFIYNYYFVIKGEEARLLELFGNEYAEYCKKVKRIIPNFNNYWSKNKFEIYPKVFFRSMVHASFFMWLFILLEFLEYFEENTKLIPTLFYLPF; encoded by the coding sequence GTGCATACAACAGCTGAAAGATACCGACTTGGATTTAGTTGGTTAATTGGATTAATTTTCATCTCAATAATTCTATTTTCAAAATCAGGTCATGAAGGGTCACTTTCATATGAAATTCTGGAATTATCCGGATATGCATTGATAGTTATTGCAACCCTCGGACGAATCTGGGCTACCGTTTATATCGGAGGAAGAAAAGATGAAGAATTATGTCAGGACGGGCCATATTCTATATGGCGAAATCCTCTGTATGTGTTCTCTTTTCTCGGTGCAGTTGGAATCATTCTTAGCTCGGGGAAATTAATACTTCTTTTTATAATCATGCCTTTTTTTATTTATAACTACTACTTTGTTATCAAAGGAGAAGAGGCAAGACTCCTTGAATTATTTGGAAATGAATACGCTGAATACTGCAAAAAAGTCAAACGAATTATCCCAAACTTCAATAACTATTGGTCAAAAAACAAATTCGAAATTTACCCAAAGGTTTTCTTTCGCTCAATGGTTCATGCCAGTTTTTTTATGTGGTTATTCATTTTATTAGAATTTCTTGAATATTTTGAAGAAAATACAAAATTGATACCGACCTTATTTTATTTACCATTTTAG
- the malQ gene encoding 4-alpha-glucanotransferase, translating to MKRRGSGILLHITSLPSSYGIGDLGPSAYQFVDFLSEARQGFWQILPLKPTSTAHGNSPYSSFSAFAGNTLLISPERLVEEGLLSKRDVEDCPPFSNEMVIYEAVTGYKTELFRAAYGNFKKRRQKDCDFEEFCNENRYWLDDYALFVTLKESFSGAIWGEWPEDIRDRKGDISKRLKGRLKDKIEMEKFLQYVFYKQWHSLRAYCNSRDIQIIGDIPIYVNYDSADVWANPRIFKLGENRRPTFVAGVPPDYFSSTGQLWGNPVYNWEALKKTGYAWWIRLIEHNLKLFNIIRLDHFRGLVAYWEVPAGEETAINGKWVEVPVRDFFDKLLKHFLSLPIIAEDLGIITPDVREIVDLYGFPGMKLLLFAFGDDLATNPYVPHNHVKNCVIYTGTHDNNTAKGWFGKEARPEDKRRLFQYLGREVSEETVHQELTRMAMMSVADLAIIPMQDILGLGEEARMNVPATADGNWGWRLLPEQLTPSLAASLSELTHIYGRA from the coding sequence ATGAAGAGGCGAGGAAGCGGCATATTGCTCCACATCACATCCCTGCCTTCATCTTACGGTATAGGGGATTTGGGTCCATCGGCGTACCAGTTTGTGGATTTTCTTTCTGAAGCCAGACAGGGCTTCTGGCAGATACTCCCCTTAAAGCCTACCAGTACGGCGCACGGGAATTCTCCCTACAGCAGTTTTTCCGCCTTTGCGGGGAATACGCTCCTTATCAGTCCTGAGCGCCTGGTAGAGGAAGGCCTTCTCTCAAAAAGGGATGTCGAAGACTGCCCTCCGTTCTCTAATGAAATGGTTATCTACGAGGCCGTGACCGGGTACAAGACAGAACTTTTTCGCGCCGCCTATGGCAACTTTAAAAAAAGAAGGCAAAAAGATTGCGACTTTGAAGAGTTCTGTAATGAGAATCGCTACTGGCTGGATGATTATGCCCTGTTTGTGACTCTAAAGGAAAGTTTCAGCGGGGCCATCTGGGGCGAATGGCCGGAGGATATCAGAGATAGAAAAGGGGATATAAGTAAAAGGTTAAAGGGCAGGCTTAAAGACAAAATTGAGATGGAGAAGTTCCTTCAGTATGTATTTTACAAACAGTGGCATTCATTAAGGGCTTACTGTAATAGCAGAGACATCCAGATAATAGGAGACATTCCTATCTATGTGAATTACGACAGCGCAGACGTATGGGCCAATCCCCGGATATTCAAATTGGGCGAAAACAGAAGACCGACCTTTGTGGCCGGGGTTCCCCCCGATTACTTTAGCAGCACAGGCCAGTTGTGGGGTAATCCGGTTTATAATTGGGAAGCCCTGAAGAAAACCGGCTACGCTTGGTGGATAAGGCTTATAGAACACAACCTGAAACTCTTTAATATAATCAGGCTTGACCATTTCAGGGGGCTTGTGGCCTATTGGGAGGTCCCGGCCGGTGAAGAGACGGCTATAAATGGGAAATGGGTAGAAGTCCCGGTCCGGGACTTTTTCGATAAGCTTTTGAAACATTTTCTCTCCCTTCCCATTATTGCTGAAGACCTGGGGATTATAACCCCGGATGTACGGGAAATCGTTGACCTATACGGATTTCCGGGGATGAAGCTGCTCCTCTTTGCCTTTGGTGACGACCTGGCGACGAATCCTTACGTGCCGCACAATCACGTAAAAAACTGTGTGATATATACAGGAACGCATGACAATAATACGGCTAAGGGATGGTTCGGGAAAGAGGCCAGACCTGAAGATAAGCGGAGGCTTTTTCAATACCTGGGGCGGGAGGTCTCAGAGGAGACGGTTCACCAGGAACTCACAAGGATGGCCATGATGTCCGTGGCCGATCTGGCTATCATCCCCATGCAGGACATCCTTGGCCTGGGGGAAGAGGCCCGGATGAACGTCCCGGCCACGGCCGACGGCAATTGGGGCTGGCGGCTCTTACCGGAACAATTAACGCCTTCCCTGGCTGCCAGCCTTTCAGAACTTACCCATATTTATGGAAGGGCGTAA
- the pilB gene encoding type IV-A pilus assembly ATPase PilB: MSTRLGELLVREKLITVEQLKGALNEQRLHGGTLGYHLVKMGVIAENVLLSFLSRQFGVSVVDPSAMDIPEEVIRLVPPRIVQKYHVIPLKKAGSVLTVAIADPSNISAIDDIKFFTGTNVVVQLATDLAIKKAIDRFYDMSASLSDVMDGFKDEGMDYAGDEEELDASVLATAATEAPVVKLVNFILADAIKKQASDIHVEPYEKVFRVRFRIDGVLYEIMNPPSRLKNAIISRIKIMSKLDIAERRLPQDGRIKLIVGKGKEMDFRVSVLPTLFGEKVVLRLLDKSNLQLDMTRLGFEEKALTDFMEAIHKPYGMVLVTGPTGSGKTTTLYSALAELNKVTENISTAEDPVEFNLMGINQVQIHDEIGLSFAAALRSFLRQDPDIIMVGEIRDFETAEIGVKAALTGHLVLSTLHTNDAPSTINRLLNMGVEPFLVSSSVNLILAQRLVRKICPNCKEEVSIPVEVLRNMGLQEESDEEIICYKGKGCLNCNQSGYRGRIALYEVMPMYEELKEMVLVGASAMEIKKETIRLGTKTLRQSGLTKILEGVTTIEEVVRTTVAD; this comes from the coding sequence ATGTCAACCCGTCTCGGCGAATTATTAGTTAGAGAAAAGCTGATAACCGTGGAACAACTGAAAGGGGCCTTGAACGAGCAAAGGCTCCACGGGGGAACTCTTGGTTATCATCTTGTTAAAATGGGCGTTATTGCTGAAAATGTCCTGCTCAGTTTTTTGAGCAGACAATTTGGGGTTTCCGTGGTGGATCCTTCCGCTATGGATATCCCCGAGGAGGTTATCAGGCTTGTCCCCCCCCGTATTGTCCAGAAATATCATGTTATCCCGCTAAAGAAAGCCGGCTCGGTTTTGACCGTGGCCATAGCCGATCCCTCCAATATTTCGGCCATAGATGACATAAAGTTTTTTACCGGTACAAACGTAGTGGTTCAGTTGGCCACCGACCTGGCGATCAAAAAGGCCATCGATCGTTTTTATGACATGTCTGCCTCCCTGAGCGATGTGATGGATGGATTCAAAGACGAAGGGATGGACTACGCCGGTGATGAGGAGGAACTCGATGCCTCAGTCCTGGCTACAGCGGCCACGGAGGCGCCGGTTGTCAAGCTGGTTAATTTTATTCTGGCCGACGCCATTAAAAAGCAGGCCAGCGATATCCATGTAGAACCGTATGAAAAGGTCTTTCGGGTCAGGTTCAGAATCGATGGCGTCTTATATGAGATAATGAACCCCCCTTCCCGGCTGAAGAATGCGATAATCTCGCGAATTAAGATTATGTCCAAACTGGATATTGCGGAGAGGAGGCTGCCTCAGGACGGGCGCATAAAGCTGATCGTAGGGAAGGGCAAAGAGATGGATTTCCGGGTATCGGTGCTGCCCACCCTATTCGGTGAAAAGGTAGTTTTACGGCTCCTCGACAAGTCTAATCTCCAACTGGATATGACCAGGCTGGGTTTTGAGGAAAAGGCCCTGACTGATTTTATGGAGGCTATCCACAAGCCCTATGGGATGGTACTGGTTACCGGACCGACCGGGAGCGGGAAGACCACCACCCTTTATTCGGCGCTGGCCGAGTTAAATAAGGTGACCGAGAATATTTCGACTGCGGAAGATCCTGTGGAATTCAACCTCATGGGCATAAACCAGGTTCAGATTCATGATGAAATAGGTTTGAGCTTCGCGGCTGCTTTACGGTCATTCTTGAGGCAGGACCCGGACATAATTATGGTCGGCGAGATCAGAGACTTTGAGACGGCAGAGATCGGAGTCAAGGCAGCCCTGACCGGGCATCTGGTCCTTTCCACACTTCATACCAATGACGCCCCTTCTACGATTAATCGGCTGCTCAATATGGGCGTAGAGCCATTTCTGGTGTCATCTTCCGTCAATCTTATCCTGGCTCAGCGTTTAGTACGAAAGATCTGTCCGAATTGTAAGGAGGAAGTCTCTATTCCTGTAGAGGTCTTACGGAATATGGGGTTACAAGAGGAGTCTGACGAAGAGATTATCTGTTACAAGGGCAAGGGCTGCCTTAATTGCAATCAGAGCGGTTATCGGGGACGGATTGCCCTCTATGAGGTTATGCCTATGTATGAAGAATTGAAAGAAATGGTTCTGGTCGGGGCCTCGGCCATGGAGATCAAGAAAGAGACTATACGTTTGGGCACGAAAACGCTCCGTCAGAGCGGGTTAACCAAGATACTCGAAGGAGTTACCACGATAGAAGAGGTGGTCCGGACAACGGTAGCAGATTGA
- a CDS encoding cyclic nucleotide-binding domain-containing protein, translated as MEELTSNNIEVFYALPGVDFLAFLPEEELFHLAKRFKRLRARKGEVICREGDPGDSLFIIKSGIVDVYVRKEGREDLIAQLHRGDFFGERAILTGEPRMATVKAALDVELFGLKKADFEALLYKHPQVALHISRIISSRFSKAGGLITPLVAPCFYSVIGSHAGLGCSTFTAMLAVSVAREAGGKVLAIDLDEPRGQVLHILGGEQIDCPDNRLIEDFSPETRANLRRSWYKSPAGVTIFQLPQTSDRQFVTETRSHLSSIMEVFKTNFAYVFFDLHHEINTVSKRALRLSDCILFLIPTLAEDMADVPKKLRPIQDIIDSTSARIKIGTSHTRGDTGLHRTEIKARLNLAEVPEIWQYKEEEKNRTALRRLAREICKRRVGVALGAGGARGWTHLGVLKALEEKGIPIDMIAGCSIGAFVAALYGKTGSANAAIELALSYFSTTRQVRKNIYDYTLLGGGVLKGNRILSVLEEMLEGADFLDLAIPVSIIAVDMATGQEVIMERGSVSKAVRASISSPGMFNPFNMNGQWLSDGALLNPLPVDVLVNKGADFLLASVVERRTGERWPENREPSILGVLTRSFSIMFSHAARESINKADIVIYPDVEGYKWGDFHLGKELIRRGEEACLQKIDEIEKLISGELPAVGSQKS; from the coding sequence ATGGAAGAACTGACCTCTAATAACATAGAAGTCTTTTATGCGCTTCCCGGGGTGGATTTTCTGGCTTTTCTCCCGGAAGAGGAACTCTTCCATCTGGCAAAACGGTTCAAAAGGCTGCGGGCCAGAAAAGGTGAGGTAATCTGCCGGGAAGGGGACCCGGGGGATTCACTTTTCATAATCAAGTCCGGCATAGTTGATGTTTATGTAAGAAAGGAGGGGCGGGAGGACCTTATTGCCCAGTTACACCGGGGAGATTTCTTTGGTGAACGGGCCATTCTCACCGGGGAACCAAGGATGGCCACAGTCAAAGCAGCCCTAGACGTCGAACTCTTTGGGCTTAAGAAGGCGGATTTTGAGGCGCTATTGTACAAACATCCACAGGTTGCCCTGCACATCAGCCGCATTATATCTTCCAGGTTCAGTAAGGCTGGAGGGCTGATTACCCCGCTGGTCGCCCCTTGCTTTTATAGTGTCATCGGTTCTCACGCCGGCCTTGGTTGCTCCACTTTTACCGCTATGCTGGCGGTATCCGTCGCCCGCGAAGCAGGAGGAAAAGTCCTGGCTATAGACCTGGACGAACCCCGTGGACAGGTCTTACATATCCTGGGCGGGGAACAGATCGACTGCCCGGACAACCGATTAATTGAAGACTTTTCTCCGGAAACCAGGGCTAACCTAAGGCGATCCTGGTACAAAAGCCCCGCCGGTGTCACTATCTTCCAATTGCCGCAAACGAGTGATCGCCAATTTGTTACGGAAACCAGGTCTCATCTATCCTCTATCATGGAAGTATTTAAAACTAATTTTGCCTATGTCTTTTTCGATCTCCACCATGAGATCAATACGGTAAGCAAACGGGCCTTAAGGCTCTCTGACTGCATTCTCTTTCTTATCCCGACCCTTGCGGAAGATATGGCCGACGTCCCCAAAAAGCTTCGTCCGATTCAGGATATCATTGATTCTACGTCAGCGCGCATCAAGATCGGCACAAGCCATACAAGAGGAGATACAGGTCTTCACCGCACTGAAATAAAGGCCCGTCTGAATCTGGCCGAGGTCCCGGAGATATGGCAATATAAGGAGGAAGAAAAAAATAGGACTGCGCTGCGAAGACTGGCGCGCGAAATTTGCAAAAGACGAGTCGGAGTAGCGCTCGGGGCCGGAGGCGCACGGGGATGGACACATCTGGGCGTTCTAAAGGCGCTGGAGGAAAAGGGCATCCCCATAGATATGATAGCCGGATGCAGCATCGGGGCATTTGTAGCCGCATTATACGGCAAGACCGGTTCGGCAAATGCGGCCATAGAACTGGCCTTGTCCTATTTCTCCACTACTCGTCAGGTAAGAAAAAATATATACGACTACACACTGCTGGGCGGTGGAGTCTTAAAGGGAAATCGCATCCTCTCCGTACTCGAAGAGATGTTGGAGGGCGCAGATTTTCTTGACCTGGCGATCCCGGTGAGTATTATTGCCGTTGACATGGCCACCGGTCAGGAGGTTATTATGGAGCGGGGGTCGGTGAGCAAGGCCGTGCGGGCCAGTATATCCAGCCCGGGTATGTTCAATCCATTTAATATGAACGGACAGTGGCTTAGCGATGGGGCGCTTCTCAATCCGTTGCCCGTGGATGTACTCGTCAATAAAGGCGCCGATTTTCTATTAGCCTCGGTAGTAGAAAGGCGCACCGGCGAGCGCTGGCCTGAAAATAGGGAGCCTTCCATCTTAGGCGTACTCACTCGTTCCTTCTCCATAATGTTTTCCCATGCCGCACGGGAAAGCATTAATAAGGCCGACATCGTTATTTATCCCGATGTCGAAGGCTACAAATGGGGAGATTTTCACCTGGGGAAGGAATTAATACGCAGGGGGGAAGAGGCCTGCCTTCAAAAAATAGATGAAATCGAAAAATTAATAAGTGGAGAGTTGCCAGCAGTCGGCAGTCAAAAAAGCTGA